From a single Collibacillus ludicampi genomic region:
- the aceA gene encoding isocitrate lyase → MIKKEEVLKLEESWKSDRWKGIERPYSAEDVIRLRGSIQIEHTLARMGAERLWHLLHNEDYVHALGALTGNQAVQQVKAGLKAIYLSGWQVAADANLSGHMYPDQSLYPANSVPHVVKRINQALQRADQIQHAEGKGDTYWFAPIVADGEAGFGGPLNVFELMKAMIEAGAAGVHFEDQLAAEKKCGHLGGKVLIPTSHAIRNLVAARLAADVMGVPTILIARTDANAAALITSDIDPRDHEFITGERTEEGFFRTRAGLDQAIARGLAYAPYADLIWCETSEPNLEEARRFAEAIHAKFPGKLLAYNCSPSFNWKKKLDDETIATFQQQIAEMGYKFQFVTLAGFHTLNHSMFELARGYRDRGMAAYSELQQAEFESEKYGYTATRHQREVGTGYFDEVSQVISGGTSSTTALTGSTEEEQFTHA, encoded by the coding sequence ATGATTAAAAAAGAAGAAGTTTTGAAACTTGAAGAAAGCTGGAAGTCTGACCGATGGAAAGGAATTGAGCGCCCGTATTCGGCAGAGGATGTCATTCGCCTTCGCGGTTCCATTCAGATCGAACACACGCTGGCACGCATGGGAGCTGAACGCTTGTGGCATTTGTTGCATAACGAAGATTATGTGCACGCACTTGGTGCTTTAACCGGTAACCAAGCTGTTCAGCAAGTGAAGGCAGGGCTTAAAGCGATCTACTTGAGCGGTTGGCAGGTGGCTGCCGATGCAAACCTGTCAGGCCATATGTATCCTGATCAAAGCCTCTATCCTGCAAACAGCGTGCCTCATGTAGTGAAACGGATCAATCAAGCACTTCAGCGCGCGGATCAGATTCAACACGCGGAAGGCAAAGGGGACACCTATTGGTTCGCTCCCATCGTCGCCGACGGAGAAGCTGGGTTCGGCGGTCCGCTCAACGTATTCGAGCTGATGAAAGCGATGATCGAAGCGGGTGCAGCCGGTGTTCACTTCGAAGATCAGCTTGCAGCTGAGAAAAAATGTGGGCATTTGGGAGGAAAAGTTCTGATTCCAACCTCTCATGCGATTCGCAATCTGGTCGCAGCACGATTGGCGGCAGATGTCATGGGGGTTCCTACAATCCTGATCGCTAGGACAGATGCCAACGCTGCAGCTCTGATAACAAGTGACATCGATCCTCGTGACCATGAGTTTATCACAGGTGAACGCACGGAAGAAGGATTCTTCAGAACACGCGCAGGCTTGGATCAGGCGATTGCAAGAGGTCTCGCATACGCGCCATACGCGGATTTGATCTGGTGCGAAACGTCGGAACCGAATCTGGAAGAGGCAAGACGTTTTGCGGAAGCGATTCACGCAAAATTCCCGGGCAAACTGTTGGCGTATAACTGTTCGCCATCGTTTAACTGGAAGAAGAAGCTCGACGATGAAACGATCGCAACATTCCAACAACAGATTGCCGAAATGGGTTACAAGTTCCAATTCGTCACGCTCGCAGGTTTCCACACGTTGAACCATAGCATGTTTGAACTGGCTCGCGGTTACAGAGACCGTGGCATGGCGGCTTACTCTGAACTCCAGCAAGCAGAATTTGAAAGTGAAAAATATGGATACACGGCTACAAGACATCAACGGGAAGTAGGTACAGGATATTTTGATGAAGTTTCCCAAGTGATCTCAGGAGGCACCTCTTCCACAACCGCTCTGACAGGCTCAACGGAAGAAGAGCAATTTACCCACGCATAA
- a CDS encoding sensor histidine kinase, which produces MEALQDGLIEGEDERQKYFQIMYQETLQMSCLIDDLMDLIKLEKKEVSLFKTAVDLREVIKKVAFLFHHEADEKQTSIEIHVLDDLPQIYADRHRVVQILKNLLHNAVKFTDQGTIKMMAVPDGKYVKVQVADTGMGIPQNDLERIWERFFKGDRVRSKNNKGSGLGLAIVKQLVELHQGKISVESELGKGTVFTLWLPVIDGITNEVKTGNSFSPHTHE; this is translated from the coding sequence TTGGAAGCGCTGCAAGACGGCTTGATCGAGGGTGAAGATGAAAGGCAGAAATATTTCCAAATCATGTATCAAGAGACTTTACAGATGAGTTGTCTGATCGATGATCTCATGGATCTGATCAAGCTCGAGAAAAAGGAAGTATCTTTGTTCAAAACGGCTGTTGACTTGAGAGAGGTCATCAAAAAAGTGGCTTTTCTCTTCCATCATGAGGCAGACGAGAAACAAACATCCATCGAGATTCATGTTTTGGACGATCTTCCCCAAATTTATGCTGACAGACATCGTGTGGTTCAGATTCTCAAGAATCTCTTACACAACGCCGTTAAATTCACAGATCAAGGAACAATCAAAATGATGGCTGTTCCGGATGGTAAATATGTGAAAGTGCAGGTTGCGGATACGGGAATGGGAATTCCCCAAAACGATTTAGAGCGAATTTGGGAAAGGTTTTTCAAAGGAGATCGCGTGCGTTCCAAGAACAATAAAGGATCCGGGTTAGGATTGGCTATTGTAAAACAGCTTGTCGAACTTCATCAGGGCAAGATTTCAGTCGAAAGCGAATTGGGAAAAGGGACCGTTTTCACTTTATGGCTTCCAGTCATCGACGGAATCACGAATGAAGTAAAAACCGGGAATTCATTCTCTCCCCATACTCACGAATGA
- a CDS encoding amino acid permease, which yields MNHGKQELARQLKSRHIMMIALGGAIGAGIFKGSSSSISLAGPGVIFAYIWGGLLLLFVMQGLAEMAVQNPQARTFRELIEPILGRFTGYTLGWIYWLNWVLVMSAETAASAVFLQYWFADVPLWVLSLIVSIAITFLNLFQVNIFGETEYWLAGIKVTVLSLFIILGGVLLFEGLGDHPAVGFSHLTSHGGFFPHGFTGLATSMLVVMFSFGGTEMIGMTLGETENPEKVIPRASRGVIYRVLLFYVLPILVIVSLVPWDQVSAAGSPFVTVFQAIGIPYVGGLMNFVMLTAVLSATNTGMYAASRMLYTQALDRQAPRFFGVLSKRKVPVRALLASTSFLYVGVIVAFFAKGHTFDYLMIIPGYTVMATWIVLLLAHLFSHKKGMKVKGYTFKGFPVITAFALFFMLLIFAGVILTSPLFGTLFFFLALLIIIVSYRLQQRASFMRVKRL from the coding sequence ATGAATCATGGAAAGCAAGAGCTTGCACGTCAATTAAAATCGCGTCATATCATGATGATCGCTTTAGGCGGGGCGATCGGTGCCGGCATATTTAAAGGAAGCAGCAGTTCTATTTCCCTTGCCGGCCCTGGAGTCATCTTCGCTTATATATGGGGAGGGCTGCTCTTATTATTTGTCATGCAAGGATTAGCGGAGATGGCGGTACAGAATCCGCAAGCCCGGACGTTTCGAGAATTGATTGAACCGATTTTAGGGCGTTTCACGGGATATACACTCGGCTGGATTTATTGGTTGAACTGGGTACTCGTCATGTCTGCCGAGACGGCTGCGTCGGCAGTGTTTCTGCAGTACTGGTTTGCGGATGTTCCTCTTTGGGTTCTATCTTTAATCGTATCGATTGCGATTACCTTTTTGAATCTCTTTCAAGTAAATATATTCGGGGAGACAGAATACTGGTTGGCAGGTATCAAAGTCACTGTTTTATCCTTGTTTATTATCTTAGGCGGGGTTTTGCTTTTTGAGGGACTTGGCGATCATCCTGCCGTAGGTTTCAGCCATCTGACCAGTCACGGTGGGTTTTTCCCGCATGGTTTCACAGGTCTGGCAACTTCCATGCTTGTCGTGATGTTTTCATTCGGCGGGACAGAAATGATTGGGATGACATTAGGTGAAACGGAAAATCCGGAAAAAGTAATTCCGCGGGCTTCCCGTGGTGTGATCTACCGAGTCTTGCTGTTTTATGTCCTACCGATTCTTGTCATCGTGAGCCTCGTGCCGTGGGATCAGGTTTCTGCAGCGGGCAGCCCTTTTGTAACCGTTTTTCAGGCGATCGGTATCCCCTACGTTGGGGGCCTGATGAACTTCGTTATGTTAACGGCCGTTTTATCTGCTACCAATACGGGTATGTACGCTGCATCGCGCATGCTCTACACACAGGCGCTCGATCGACAAGCACCGCGCTTCTTCGGCGTTCTCTCGAAACGGAAAGTTCCGGTACGCGCTCTGCTTGCCAGTACCTCTTTCCTTTATGTAGGGGTCATTGTAGCCTTTTTTGCAAAAGGGCACACATTCGATTACCTTATGATCATCCCGGGCTACACTGTAATGGCGACTTGGATCGTGCTTTTACTAGCCCATCTCTTCAGCCATAAAAAAGGAATGAAAGTGAAAGGGTATACTTTCAAAGGTTTTCCCGTTATCACTGCGTTCGCGCTCTTCTTTATGCTCTTGATTTTTGCCGGGGTGATCTTGACATCTCCACTGTTTGGTACACTCTTTTTCTTCCTGGCATTGTTGATCATCATCGTAAGTTACCGTTTGCAACAAAGAGCATCTTTCATGAGAGTCAAACGTCTTTAA
- a CDS encoding DUF441 domain-containing protein, whose amino-acid sequence MDTVNVILLLLLAIGILGNNESVAIAVSILLVLRLIHLDRYIPLLEKYGLQVGIIILTIGVLAPIASGKIGWDQMIKVFTHPSTIFGLIVGIFVAYLGGRGLSLLSSNPLMVASIMIGTIIGVSFLKGVPVGPLIAAGIASIILGWFK is encoded by the coding sequence ATGGATACGGTGAATGTCATTTTATTACTCTTACTCGCTATTGGAATTTTGGGAAATAACGAATCTGTCGCAATTGCGGTAAGTATTTTGTTAGTATTACGGCTCATTCATCTTGATCGTTATATTCCCCTGCTTGAGAAGTACGGTTTGCAAGTGGGAATCATAATCTTGACGATCGGTGTGTTGGCGCCTATCGCTTCGGGAAAAATCGGATGGGATCAGATGATTAAAGTATTTACGCATCCCTCAACGATCTTCGGTCTGATCGTCGGGATATTTGTTGCATACCTCGGCGGCCGTGGACTCAGCTTGTTAAGTTCGAATCCTTTGATGGTAGCAAGCATTATGATCGGTACTATTATTGGAGTCTCCTTTCTCAAAGGAGTCCCCGTGGGACCTTTGATCGCGGCAGGTATTGCATCAATTATCCTCGGATGGTTTAAATAA
- a CDS encoding DUF3862 domain-containing protein: MLEKKKNPIPKWWIWTLAVLIIGATGCSSKQQEPSASTSTNAANQQKDTSDQTKQEPSHQQEQATPSSQNPVKSEVQKKSQPVIDKQIFDRLKHGMTLNEVFSLVGGPGDIVSKSGNPDDPLYTVTYQYKGESPNSYAKLTFRSGKLLDKEQAGLQ, from the coding sequence ATGTTAGAAAAGAAGAAAAATCCAATTCCAAAATGGTGGATCTGGACTCTCGCTGTTCTCATCATTGGTGCGACCGGATGCAGCTCCAAACAGCAAGAACCGTCGGCGAGCACCAGTACGAATGCAGCAAACCAACAAAAGGATACGTCAGATCAAACAAAACAAGAACCCTCTCATCAACAGGAACAAGCAACTCCATCTTCACAAAATCCTGTAAAATCAGAAGTGCAAAAGAAATCGCAACCCGTGATCGACAAACAGATTTTCGATCGGCTTAAACACGGAATGACCTTGAATGAGGTATTCTCCCTCGTGGGGGGACCAGGGGATATCGTTTCAAAGTCCGGGAATCCTGACGATCCTTTGTACACCGTTACCTATCAATATAAAGGTGAATCGCCGAACTCGTATGCAAAACTGACTTTCCGTAGCGGAAAATTACTGGACAAGGAACAAGCGGGGTTACAATAA